TTGGCAGAAGAAGACCAGATTAATCCTGATAATCTGTGTGTGACGAATGACAGCCTGAAGGTGGGATCTCCGGGCAAAACTAAGGTGTTTGTGCGCGATGGTAAACCGCTTGAAGGTTATAGCTATATGCTATTCCGGATAGAAAAGCGTGCAGCTCAAGATTGGGAGTCGTTGACCCAGATAAAGGAATTGGTTTACCAGGCTCAGGATGCTGTGTTTAAAGGTGAATATAAAAAGGTAAAAGCTATCCTCTTTCCTGCGATCAAGGCAAAAATTTTTCGCAGTCCTGATTTGACAAAGGCTGATCGCCGAAACATGGTTCTGAAAATTCGCGATCATCTGCGTGAGATTGGTTTACAAGGAGTAACAGTACAAAAGCGATCGCTCTATTCCATCATGCAGCGACCTTTGCCAGTGTTTGATGCAGAGACAGAGGTGGAATTGGCAGCATTAGAAACATTGTTTTGAACAGTAGGGTGTATCGACTGAGGAATTTTAATGGTTCACCAGGAAATTAATATCAAAAAAAAATGTCAGCTTCAGCAAATTATAACGAAGAGTTCGCTACTTCAGACGGCTGATGAGCGCCGTAATTTCCTAAGCATCTGTGGTTTAGACAGCTCTTGTGGTTCTGTTCAGTTAGATCAACCTTCGGACAAGTTCTTTATTAGTCTTTGGTCTACGCTTTCAAAGGCTTACACTACAGTCGAGAATTCTGAAAGATCAGCCTTAGTCGTTTTTTTGGAATATATTAGCAGGCTTGACTCCAGTTTACATGAGGAAGACAAAAATTTTATTCAAGATATTATTGGTAACTATGCTCCGAAGCCGCTAGACAGGAATTCAATAATCGATGAAGAATCAGACAAAATTATCTTAGAGCTAAAAGATATTATCAATAATCTTAAACAGGAGATTTTAAAACTTGGACTGGACAAGGTTTATAATTCGGGTTTCAATGACATTATCTATAAAGCTCTAGAACATATCACCTCTCAAATGAAAAAACTATTTGGGGCTGATCGGATTACTATTTATTTTTTAAATGAAACTGAAAAACTATCATCAATCATTGCCGATGGAAGTAAATCTTTAGAAATTCAAGTTCGACTAGGTGAAGGGTTTGCAGGCAAAGTTGCAAAAGAGAAGAAGGCTAAGAGGAGCGATCGTGTTGAGTGTGATAGCTCTTCTGAAACTAAAAAGCAATACAAAAGGACGGGTTATCCAACCTACAATCTTTTGACTTATCCTTTATTGGATAGTGAGCAGAAAGATTTAGTTGCTGTTATTCAGTTAGTTAATAAATTAAAATATCTGGATAATTCCGGAGTTGCTCTTGCCAAAAGAATTGATGAATATGGTTTTACAGAAAAGGATGAAGAAAGGCTTAACCAATTTGCTACCAAAATTCGACCAATTCTGAAGGAATTCCAAGGGTTTTATAAAATAACTCAGAAATTTCAAGAAGTTATCCGGTTTACACAAGCCATGCAAAATCTGAGTCAAAAGTGTCATGACTTGGAAGAAACTCGTCAAATGGTAATGAGAGTTGCAAGAGAATTTATGGGTGCAGATCGCACTACTTTATGGCTAACAAATCACCAAACCACAGAATTATGGGCAATGTTCCCTTCAAAAAATGGATCTTTACAGGAAAAGATAGTACCAGTTGGAGAAGGTTACGTTGGCAAAACCGCCAAAAATCGCCAGTTTCTTAACATTCGTTTTGATCTATATGATGATCCAGAGTCAGGAAAGTCTAAAGAAACCGATCAAGAGACTGGTTATCGCACTTGTAGTCTGATGTGTATGCCTGTTTTGAGTTTTGATCAAGAATTAGTTGGAGTGCTGCAATTGGTCAATAAAATTAAACCCGGAGTAGCTATTCAATATGACGCTGAAGAAGATTTAGCGACAAATCCTCCAGAGTGCTTTCAAGATAGCTTTACTCAAGAAGATGAAAAGCGAATGCAAGCCCTGAATAATCACATTGCTGCTGCTATTCAGAAAACCAATCAATCTATAGCAGATAAAGGAGATAATATTCTATTTGAATTTTTGAATAAGATTGCCGAACTAGCTAAACAAGAATTGCGTGCTGACCGGGTAACTTTTTTCTTGTTAGATAAACAAAAGCAAGAATTTTGGTCAATCATTGAAGACGAAGAGATAGGTTCTATAGAGATTAGGCTGCCTCACAGCCAAGGAATTGTGGGTGAGGCAGCTAAGAAAAACAAAGGACAGTTTGTCAATGTAGCTGATTTTTATAACGATCCACGTTCTCATGTAGCAAAAGAAAAAGAAAAAATAACTGGCTATCGTACTTACAATATATTAGCTATACCTCTTTTTAATACACAAAATGAATTAGTAGCTGTTGTGGAATTTTTAAACAAGTTAAAATTTGCTAAATCTGCACTTAATCCCAATGTTTCCTTGTCAATGAGAGTTGATGATAAGGGATTTACCAATACAGATCCTAAAAAATTTGAAGAAGTATCTCACATCATCTTGAAGTTTATAGAAGGATTCAACGACCTTTATAAAACAATACGCAAACAGCAACGAGAATCAAGGCTTGAACAAGCAATACGTTTAGTTAGTAAGAGTACTCCAGAACCCGAAGAAATATGCATGAGGGTGAGGAAGGCAGCACAGAGACTTGTGAATGCTGATAAGGGATTGGCCCAAAGCACCAGAGTGCTTTAAAGCTAGCTTTACAGAGGAAGATGAAAACCTTCTAAAGGCATTCAACTCCGCAGCGGGTACTCGTCTCTATAAAATTGAATTATTTGAGGAGATGCAGAAAAAGGCATTCCATGTGGAATCTATACTTCAGGGGAGAAATTAAACTACACTCAGCTAAATAAAAGTAAGTGAAATTCCTAACTTATCGAGAGATTAACCAACTCCAGAAAATCCTCATCAATAACATAGTCCTGCAAACGTCTGATGTAGACTTTCGCAATGCTTTGCTAACGAACTGTGGCTTAGGAAAGTACTGTAGTTTGATTCCGTTAGATAAACCCTCATTACAGTTTGTTCCTATCCTTTACCGACAACTTTCAGAAATTCATATCACTATTGATGCAGCACAAAGATTAGGATTAATCGTTTTTTTAGAACATATCAGTCAGCTCGATATAATTTCATCTTTAGAAGAAAAGAGTTTTATCAACCACGTTATTACGAAATGGGAGCAACAGCAGACCTCTAGCACTCAGAAGTCGCAACGAAATAAAATTGCTAACCTGCTGGCTCAAGGACGTAAAGAATCCCCCACAGTGGCTCCAGTTCAACAACCCAGCAAAGTAGACCGAGGTGTAATCATCAACTATGACCTAGAAGCTCAGATGGCAAAATTCAGGCAACAAGTGGGATATGAGGGAGCCTTTGTCTTTGCTGTTGGGGGTCATAACACAATTCTGGAACAGTACATCATCGAGCGGCTGCGGCGAGAGTTGAAACAGAAAACTGAGCGTCAGAATGAACGGTTAGAAATCCGACTCTACCGAAAAAGCATTTTAACCTCAACTGACATAGAACGGGAATTTCTCAATAAGTACAAATTTGAATACTTTACCGAGCTATTTAATGCTCAAGGAAACACTGATATTATGCTAATTATCTGGAATTACGACATTCCAGAGAAAATCATGAAATCATTAGCTGAGGATTTTTGGGCAAATATAAGTTCTTCTGTCTCACCCTGCTTGAAAAATCAGAGCCGCTGTTTGGTTATCGTTTGGGCTAATGTTGGCAAACGTCCTCTAACTGGATTGACTGGATTGACTGCCTTGCCAAATCCGAAAAAGTTTAAATTGTGTGATTTATTGCCTTGGTTTCGCAGCAAGCTCAGAATGGAAGGAATTGAGGAAAATTTGATTGAATATTATCTTGACAGGCTAGAAAGACAGTGTGGGAATGGGGACTTAATCGGGACTTATCAAGAAATAAACCAGATCGTTCAGGAGTTACAAGGAGGCTCTAGACTCTATGGATGACTTAGCAAAACGATTGTACACGGGCAAGGGAGAGTGTCGCTATGAACCACTCCCTGATGCATGGCAAGAGCGAGAGCCTTACATCGCCTCTAAATCTCTAGCTGATGCAGTCAACGCCGCTCTATACCTGCGTCGTCCCTTATTGCTGGAAGGTGATCCTGGGTGTGGTAAAACTCGACTGGCTTATGCAGTGGCTTATGAACTGGGTTTTCCGCTCCATACTTGCTATATTCGCTCTACCAGTCGGGCGCAGGATTTACTCTATGACTATGATGCTTTGGGGCGGCTGTATGATATTCAGGAGGGAAAAGTAGAGGATAATCCGACTAGAGCTCGATCGCGCCAGGAGTATGTCACCTTGGGAGAGTTGGGGAATGCGATCGCGCAATCTCAAAATGATATCCCCTCGGTGGTACTGATTGATGAAATTGATAAGGCGGATATCGATTTTCCCAATGATTT
The Coleofasciculus chthonoplastes PCC 7420 DNA segment above includes these coding regions:
- a CDS encoding GAF domain-containing protein produces the protein MVHQEINIKKKCQLQQIITKSSLLQTADERRNFLSICGLDSSCGSVQLDQPSDKFFISLWSTLSKAYTTVENSERSALVVFLEYISRLDSSLHEEDKNFIQDIIGNYAPKPLDRNSIIDEESDKIILELKDIINNLKQEILKLGLDKVYNSGFNDIIYKALEHITSQMKKLFGADRITIYFLNETEKLSSIIADGSKSLEIQVRLGEGFAGKVAKEKKAKRSDRVECDSSSETKKQYKRTGYPTYNLLTYPLLDSEQKDLVAVIQLVNKLKYLDNSGVALAKRIDEYGFTEKDEERLNQFATKIRPILKEFQGFYKITQKFQEVIRFTQAMQNLSQKCHDLEETRQMVMRVAREFMGADRTTLWLTNHQTTELWAMFPSKNGSLQEKIVPVGEGYVGKTAKNRQFLNIRFDLYDDPESGKSKETDQETGYRTCSLMCMPVLSFDQELVGVLQLVNKIKPGVAIQYDAEEDLATNPPECFQDSFTQEDEKRMQALNNHIAAAIQKTNQSIADKGDNILFEFLNKIAELAKQELRADRVTFFLLDKQKQEFWSIIEDEEIGSIEIRLPHSQGIVGEAAKKNKGQFVNVADFYNDPRSHVAKEKEKITGYRTYNILAIPLFNTQNELVAVVEFLNKLKFAKSALNPNVSLSMRVDDKGFTNTDPKKFEEVSHIILKFIEGFNDLYKTIRKQQRESRLEQAIRLVSKSTPEPEEICMRVRKAAQRLVNADKGLAQSTRVL